Proteins encoded together in one Eublepharis macularius isolate TG4126 chromosome 2, MPM_Emac_v1.0, whole genome shotgun sequence window:
- the TNNI2 gene encoding troponin I, fast skeletal muscle, with protein MLQIAATELEKEHAAKEQEKAAYLAEHCPSLQLPSSMQDLQELCKKLHAKIEEVDEERYDTEMKLQKTTKELEDLGQKLFDLRGKFKRPPLKRVRMSADAMLRALLGSKHKVCMDLRANLKQVKKEDTEKEKDLRDVGDWRKNIEEKSGMEGRKKMFEGGE; from the exons ATGCTCCagattgctgctactgaacttgaaaaAGAACATGCAGCCAAAGAACAAGAAAAAGCCGCCTACCTGGCAGAGCATTGTCCATCTCTGCAGCTCCCAAGTTCCATGCAAGACCTGCAG GAACTGTGCAAAAAGCTTCATGCTAAGATAGAGGAAGTGGATGAGGAAAGATACGACACGGAGATGAAATTACAGAAAACAACCAAGGAG cttGAAGATTTGGGCCAGAAACTGTTTGACCTGAGGGGCAAGTTTAAGAGGCCACCCTTGAAGAGAGTCCGCATGTCAGCTGACGCTATGCTGCGTGCTCTTCTGGGCTCCAAGCACAAAGTCTGCATGGATCTGAGAGCTAACTTGAAGCAAGTCAAGAAAGAAGACACTGAAAAG GAGAAGGATCTGCGTGATGTGGGTGACTGGAGGAAGAACATTGAGGAGAAGTCTGgaatggagggcaggaagaagatgTTTGAAGGAGGCGAGTAA